A DNA window from Acropora palmata chromosome 12, jaAcrPala1.3, whole genome shotgun sequence contains the following coding sequences:
- the LOC141860950 gene encoding uncharacterized protein LOC141860950, which produces MLCYSIVEESSKNLNYGSYVKQRDDGKIGRRRKLSNFQEFIMVLVKLRLGLFNQYLAYRFKVSENTVSLIFRTWIRFLRVELEPLICLPPREVLRQHMPPIFKLHYPKTALIIDCTEFEMERPSSLDNQSACYSQYKSRTTMKALIGITASGVTVFASELYPGSISDKEIVKKSGLLEILQPGDEIMADKGFLIKDELASVGVTLVLPKFLPGKKQFNKEEAAHNKKVASLRVHVERCMERIKNWHILDRKLTITSASLA; this is translated from the coding sequence ATGCTATGCTACAGCATCGTTGAAGAGTCTTCAAAGAATCTAAATTATGGATCTTATGTGAAGCAAAGAGATGATGGAAAGATTGGAAGACGAAGAAAGTTGTCAAACTTTCAAGAGTTCATAATGGTATTAGTGAAACTACGACTTGGTCTGTTTAACCAATATCTGGCTTATCGATTCAAAGTCAGTGAGAACACTGTATCTTTGATATTCAGAACTTGGATCAGGTTCTTGAGAGTAGAGCTTGAGCCTTTAATCTGCTTGCCACCCAGAGAAGTTCTGAGACAACATATGCCTCCTATCTTCAAACTGCACTACCCCAAGACAGCACTGATTATTGATTGTACAGAATTTGAAATGGAAAGGCCATCCTCTCTTGATAACCAGTCTGCATGCTATTCACAGTATAAGTCAAGAACAACAATGAAGGCATTGATTGGTATAACTGCAAGTGGAGTCACAGTATTTGCCAGTGAGCTGTACCCAGGAAGCATATCAGATAAGGAGATAGTCAAGAAAAGTGGTCTGCTGGAAATCTTGCAACCTGGGGATGAAATCATGGCAGACAAAGGATTCTTAATTAAAGATGAATTAGCATCTGTTGGAGTAACATTGGTTCTGCCCAAATTTCTACCAggcaaaaaacaattcaacaaGGAAGAGGCAGCacacaacaagaaagttgCAAGTCTACGGGTTCATGTGGAAAGGTGCATGGAGCGAATTAAGAACTGGCATATCTTGGACAGGAAACTTACCATTACATCGGCTTCACTGGCTTGa